DNA sequence from the Amycolatopsis sp. Hca4 genome:
CCTTCGCCGGCGGGCTCGCCGCCCAGCAGTTCTCGCTGCGGGCGCCGTTCTTCGTCGCGGCGGCGGCGACCGCGGCGCTGGTGGTGCTGGGCGCGCGGCTGCTGCGCGGGCTGCGCGAGTAGCGGTTTCCCCGACTTCCCCGCCCCGGCCTCACCGTCCGAGGATCGACGAAACCGCCGCGACGGATGGAGCCGCATGACTGGGTCAGCTGTGTCGTCCCGGCCGGTCGACGGCGAGGTCAGGGCCGTGCCCCCGGCCACCCTGCCGCAGCTGTTCGAGGCGGCCGTGCGGGCGCACCCGGCGGCCCCGCGCTGCTCGCCGACGAGACGGGCGTGCTCACCTTCGCCGAGCTGAACGCCCGGGCGAACCGGCTCGCGCACCTGCTGATCGGCCGGGGCGCCGGGCCGGAGCGGGTGGTGGGGGTGGCCCTGCCCCGGTCGCCGGACGCGATCGTGGCCATGGTGGCCGTGCTCAAGGCGGGCGCGGTCTACCTGCCGCTCAACCCGGAGTACCCGGCCGAACGCCTCGCCGTGATGGTGGGCGACGCCGCCCCGGTGGCCGTGCTCGCGGCGGACAGCCTCGACCTCGGCCCGGCTCCGGTGCTGCGGTGGGACACGCTCGCGCTCGGGGACTTCCCGGACACCGACCCGGCCGACGCCGACCGCGTCGCCCCGCTGGACCCGGCGCACCCGATCTACCTGATCTACACCTCCGGCTCGACCGGCGTCCCCAAGGGCGTCGCGATGCCGGCCACGAGCCTGGTCAACCTGCTGGCCTGGCACGGCGACCGGTTCGCGACCGGGCCGGGCACGCGCACGGCCAACCTCTCGGCCATCGGCTTCGACTTCGCCATGCACGAGGTCCTGGCCGCCCTGGTGCACGCCAAGTGCCTGGTCGTCCCGGCCGAGGACGTCCGCACCGACCCGATCCGGCTGGCCCGCTGGCTCGACCGGCACCGGGTGCACCAGGTGTTCCTGCCGAACGTGCTCATCGAGTCCCTGTGCGAGGCGGCGGCCGTGGCCGGGGTGGCGCTGGAAGACCTGCGCGACATCGTCCAGTCCGGCGAGCCGCTGGTGCTCGGCGAGACCCTGCGCGGCTTCCTCCGCACCCATCCCGGGCTGCGCGTCCACAACCACTACGGCGCCACCGAAATGCAGGACGCGACCACGTGGTCGTCCGGCGGCAGTCCGGTACCGACCATCGGCCGTCCACTGTGGAACGTCCGGGTGCACGTGCTGGACGAGGACCTGCGGCCGGTGCCGGACGGCGAGGTGGGCGACCTCTACGTCGCGGGCGCCGGCCTGGCCCGCGGCTACCTCGGGCGGCCGGGGCTGACCGCCGAGCGCTACCTGCCCGACCCGTTCGGCGCGCCCGGTGACCGGATGTACCGCACCGGCGACCTCGCCCGGTGGACCGCCGACGGGGAGCTGGACTGCCTGGGGCGCAAGGACAACCAGGTCAAGATCAACGGTTTCCGGGTGGAGCTGGGCGAGGTCGAGGGCAGGCTGCGGGCGCTGCCGGGCATCCGGCAGGCCCTGGTGCTGCCCCGGCCGACGGCAGGCGGCGGCAAGCAGCTCGTGGCCTACGTCGTCGGCGCGGACCCGGACGCCACGGCGATCCGGGCGGAGCTGGCGCGGTCGCTGCCCGCGCACATGGTTCCTGCCGCCGTGCTCGCGCTGCCCGAGCTGCCGGTCGCCCCGAACGGCAAGGTGGACCTGAAAGCCCTGCCCGCCCCCGCGTTCGCGACCGGTGCCGCCGAGGCCGAGACGCCGGAGCAGCAGGCGCTGGTGGACGCGTTCACCGCCGCCCTCGGTGTCCCCGCCGGGGTGGACGACGACTTCCTCGCCCTCGGCGGCGACAGCCTCGGCGCGGTGCGGCTGGTGGTCCTCGCCCGGCGGGCCGGGCTGGCGCTGGACACCCGGCAGGTCTTCGAGCTGGGCACCCCGCGCCGGCTGGCCGCGGGCGCGGCGGCCGCGGCGGCCCCGGCGATCCCGGTGCGGCCGCTGGTGGCCCTGCACCACCACCAGCTCAACCGGCTGCGCGCGGTCCACCCCGGCCTGACCGAGATCCTGCCGGTGACGCCGGTGCAGCGGGGTTTCCTGTTCCACCGCCTGCAGGACACCGACAGCTACACCGAACAGCTGCGGCTGGAGCTGGCCGCCCCGGTCGACGCGGCGGCCCTGCGCGCGGCGGCCGTCTCGGCCCTGCGCCGGCACGCCCCGCTGCGCGCCGCGTTCGAGGTCGCCGGCCTGCCGGAACCCCTGCAGGTGATCGTGGGCGAAGCCGAGCTGCCGTGGCGCGAAACGGACCTGCGGGCGCTGGCCCCGGCCGAGGCGCGGGCCCGGGCGGACATCCTGGCCGGCCGGAGCAGGGCCACCCCCTTCGACGTGCGCACCCCGCCGCTGCTGCGCCTGCACCTGGTCCACCTGCCGGGCGGCACCGCGCACCTGGTCCTCGACTACCACCACCTGCTGCTCGACGGCTGGTCGGTGACGTTGCTGGTGCGCGAGCTGCTGACCCCGGCGGAGACCCCGGTGCCGCCGCTGCGCGACTGGTTCCGCGTCCTGCGCGCCAAGGACCGGGACGCGGCGGCCGCGGCCTGGAAGTCCACAGTGGACGGCGTGGCCCCCACGGTGCTCGCCCCGCCGGTGGACGGCACGTCGGCTTCGGCCCACCACGTCGTCGAGCTGCCGGCCGCGGAGACGGCCCGGCTGGTGGCGCTGGCGCGGGCGGACCGGCTGACGCTGAACACGGTCGTGGTGGCGCTGTGGGGCGCCGTCCTGGCCGCCGAGACGGGCGGCGGGCCGGCGGTGTTCGGGACGACGGTGTCCGGGCGGACGGCCGAGGTGCCCGAGGTGGAGAGCCTGGTGGCGATGCTGGTCAACACGGTGCCGGTGGTGGTGACCGTGGACCCCCGCGAGCCGGTGCGGGCGTTGCTGCGGCGGGTGCGGGCCGAGCAGCTCGCCCTGGCCCCGCACCAGCACCTCGGCCTCGGCGCGATCCGGCGCCTGGCGTCGTGGGAGTCGGAGTTCGACACGCTGCTGGTGTTCGAGAACCCGGACCTGCTGCTGGACGACCCGCGGATCCTCGACGTGCGCCACAGCGACGACACGCACTACGCGCTGAGCCTGCTGGTCACCCCGGGCGAGACGCTCCGGATCGCGTTCACCCACCGGCCGCACCTGCTCCCGGCGGCCCGGGTCCACCGCCTGGCCGACGAGCTGCTCACGCGCCTGACGGCAGTCACCTGCCTGTCGTGAGCGGGGGACTCCCCCACCCACGACAGGCAGGAAACCTCAGCCGGCCAACGTCGAACGAGCCGTGATCTCCCCGAAGGACCGCAGATCCGGCACCCCGAGCTGCTCCGCCAGCGCCGCCGTCACCGGCCCCAGCGCGCCGTCGTGCGGGACCGGCGAACCCGACGCGCCGAGGATCCACACCCCGCCGCACTGCGGGCGGTAGGTGCACTCCACCGGCGAGCCGTCGACCGGCACCGTCGTGGTCCGCTCCCCCGGCCCGAGGTCCGTCCCCGGCACTTCGATCCACAGCGACGCCGACGGTGTCTCGCGGACGACCTCCCGGTACACCTGCTCGACGTCCTGCCACCGGACCCCGGCCGCCTCGGGGCGGTGGTCCTGGACGGCGCGGTTGAGCAGCCGGGTCGGGAACTCCGGCCAGCCCGGCCGGACGCCG
Encoded proteins:
- a CDS encoding amino acid adenylation domain-containing protein, which translates into the protein MLTFAELNARANRLAHLLIGRGAGPERVVGVALPRSPDAIVAMVAVLKAGAVYLPLNPEYPAERLAVMVGDAAPVAVLAADSLDLGPAPVLRWDTLALGDFPDTDPADADRVAPLDPAHPIYLIYTSGSTGVPKGVAMPATSLVNLLAWHGDRFATGPGTRTANLSAIGFDFAMHEVLAALVHAKCLVVPAEDVRTDPIRLARWLDRHRVHQVFLPNVLIESLCEAAAVAGVALEDLRDIVQSGEPLVLGETLRGFLRTHPGLRVHNHYGATEMQDATTWSSGGSPVPTIGRPLWNVRVHVLDEDLRPVPDGEVGDLYVAGAGLARGYLGRPGLTAERYLPDPFGAPGDRMYRTGDLARWTADGELDCLGRKDNQVKINGFRVELGEVEGRLRALPGIRQALVLPRPTAGGGKQLVAYVVGADPDATAIRAELARSLPAHMVPAAVLALPELPVAPNGKVDLKALPAPAFATGAAEAETPEQQALVDAFTAALGVPAGVDDDFLALGGDSLGAVRLVVLARRAGLALDTRQVFELGTPRRLAAGAAAAAAPAIPVRPLVALHHHQLNRLRAVHPGLTEILPVTPVQRGFLFHRLQDTDSYTEQLRLELAAPVDAAALRAAAVSALRRHAPLRAAFEVAGLPEPLQVIVGEAELPWRETDLRALAPAEARARADILAGRSRATPFDVRTPPLLRLHLVHLPGGTAHLVLDYHHLLLDGWSVTLLVRELLTPAETPVPPLRDWFRVLRAKDRDAAAAAWKSTVDGVAPTVLAPPVDGTSASAHHVVELPAAETARLVALARADRLTLNTVVVALWGAVLAAETGGGPAVFGTTVSGRTAEVPEVESLVAMLVNTVPVVVTVDPREPVRALLRRVRAEQLALAPHQHLGLGAIRRLASWESEFDTLLVFENPDLLLDDPRILDVRHSDDTHYALSLLVTPGETLRIAFTHRPHLLPAARVHRLADELLTRLTAVTCLS